CACCGCAGCTTGTACTCCACTAAAAAATGCCTCATCTGTTATTGGAGACTGGTCTTCCCTGGGGTGAAGGCCAACAGAAGTCGTCTGAATACACAGATCAACAAGAAAATCCTGATCAAACGAATCAAGAGAACCAGATTGAACGGGAACATTATAATGGAAAGAAACAGCTTTTGCCAATTCTTCTGCCCTTTCTTTCGTTCGATTAACAATCAGAATTTGCCTTGGATTTTGAGATGCCGTAACCATGGCTGTAGCTCTGGCAGCACCCCCAGCGCCTATAATCATAATATTTTGGCCGTTGATACTAATTTCATTTTGTATTAAAGATTGCAGAAGCCCTTCCGCATCGGTATTATAACCAATATATCCTTCCTCAGATCTCTTTAGTGTATTAACTGCCCCAATTTGGTTGGCGTATCCTTCCAGCTTTGAAAGAAAGGGAATTACTTCTTCTTTATAAGGGACTGTAACATTCAGTCCCTGAATATTTAACTGATATGCACCTATTAGAGCTTCTTTTAACCCTTGAGAAGGAACATCAAAAGGTACATAAATCATATTCTTCTTGACCATACTTGCTAAGGTATTGTGAATGATTGGAGACAAAGTGTGTTTTATAGGGTGACCAATTAGACCATATACTTTCGTACTTCCATTTACAATGTCAACATGCTTCATTTTAATTTCTTCCTTTGACGTTCGTAAATTCTAATGACTGTTCTTTCTAAGCCTCTTTTAATCTTGGTAATCCATTCATCTCTTTCGCTCACTGGAACAACCAAAATTGTTTTAATGCCCGCTTTATTTCCACCCCATACATCAGTAAAAATTTGATCTCCAATAACGATGGTATTATTTTGATCTGTCTGCATTAATGCCATAGCTTTTTTAAAGCTTCTGCTTCTAGGTTTTGAAGCCTTATGAATGGCAAAAACCTTTAATCTTTCGTTGAATTTGATTACCCTTTCCTCTGTATTATTGGATACCAGACAAATTTTAAACCCATGACTTTTTAATTCTTCAAAAAAATTAATTATTTTTTCACTGGGATGGGTAACATCGAAAGGCACCAGGGTATTATCAATGTCAAAAATTAATCCTTTAATGTTATTTCTTTTTAA
The genomic region above belongs to Defluviitalea saccharophila and contains:
- a CDS encoding YqeG family HAD IIIA-type phosphatase; amino-acid sequence: MIRQLFPTDYIPSIFDLNISELKRNNIKGLIFDIDNTLVPFDVTHPSEKIINFFEELKSHGFKICLVSNNTEERVIKFNERLKVFAIHKASKPRSRSFKKAMALMQTDQNNTIVIGDQIFTDVWGGNKAGIKTILVVPVSERDEWITKIKRGLERTVIRIYERQRKKLK
- the aroE gene encoding shikimate dehydrogenase — translated: MKHVDIVNGSTKVYGLIGHPIKHTLSPIIHNTLASMVKKNMIYVPFDVPSQGLKEALIGAYQLNIQGLNVTVPYKEEVIPFLSKLEGYANQIGAVNTLKRSEEGYIGYNTDAEGLLQSLIQNEISINGQNIMIIGAGGAARATAMVTASQNPRQILIVNRTKERAEELAKAVSFHYNVPVQSGSLDSFDQDFLVDLCIQTTSVGLHPREDQSPITDEAFFSGVQAAVDLIYNPSETLFLKMAKNAGCKTVNGFGMLFYQAIRAFEIWNEITVPQMYIDQLFGVLKNELNL